One part of the Coffea eugenioides isolate CCC68of chromosome 10, Ceug_1.0, whole genome shotgun sequence genome encodes these proteins:
- the LOC113750890 gene encoding receptor protein kinase CLAVATA1 has translation MPKFTTVKYSYLLPHLFLLLSTVHVEAFSDHEALMDLRASMLGPGGSGLDDWSSSSSSSANHCLFSGVTCDQSTSRVTSLNITNLPLLGSLPPEIGLLDKLVNLTLVSTKLTGPLPPELSKLTSLRFVNISANNFNGELPGQLVMKMTQLEAFDCYNNDFTGFLPTAFVNLPKLRTLKLGGNYFYGEIPEAYSQFQNLEILALQGNGLSGRIPSSLARLPKLQNLLLGYFNSYEGGIPPEFGSLSSLRLLDLADCNLTGEIPPSLGKLKLLHTLFLQQNKLTGHLPPELSGCTSLMSLDLSFNNLTGEIPTEFSLLKNLTLLDVFHNQFHGPIPSFIGDLPNLEVLQLWQNNFTLELPKNLGSNGRLLILDVTSNHLTGTIPRDLCKGGKLWRLVLMENFFLGPIPEELGECKSLITFRAKKNYLNGTIPAGIFNLPLLDMIELSDNHLTGELPMQISGAALASLTLSNNLITGKIPPALGNLAELQTLSLDMNDLSGEIPEEISKLKKLSLLNLRGNGLSGELPASLADYPKLTCLDLSQNQLHGGIPRDVSMLKDLNALNLSRNQLTGEIPGELGLMKSLTLLDLSFNNFTGTRPMDGLLKFMGDRPFEGNPNLCPPLVKFCPSASSSAHGSNRTRTSTRVIAAIVAVTLGLLVAVTWMMIRRRKYEKSMAWKVTAFQRLDFKADDVLECLKEENIIGKGGAGIVYRGSMPNGVDVAIKRLVEHGTSRSDHGFTAEIQTLGKIRHRHIVRLLGYVRNKDVNLLLYEYMSNGSLGEVLHGTKGAHLQWESRYRIAVEAAKGLCYLHHDCSPSIIHRDVKSNNILLDSDYEAHVADFGLAKFFHNSGASECMSSIAGSYGYIAPEYAYTLKIDQKSDVYSFGVVLLELITGRRPVGEFGEGVDIVRWVRKTMSELSQPSDAAAVLAIVDFRLTGYPLTSVMNLFKIAMMCVEDESCARPTMREIVHMLANRPPQSAAPPPTLL, from the exons ATGCCAAAATTCACTACTGTCAAATACTCCTATCTTCTTCCTCACCTTTTCCTTCTACTTTCGACAGTTCATGTCGAAGCATTTTCTGACCATGAAGCACTGATGGATCTCAGAGCCTCCATGCTTGGACCCGGCGGCTCCGGACTTGATGACTGGTCATCGTCTTCGTCTTCGTCCGCCAACCATTGCTTATTCTCTGGAGTCACGTGCGATCAAAGTACTTCACGGGTGACCTCCCTTAACATCACCAACCTTCCTCTCTTGGGCAGCCTTCCGCCGGAGATAGGGCTGTTGGATAAGCTCGTCAACCTCACTCTCGTCTCCACTAAGCTCACCGGTCCCCTCCCCCCTGAACTCTCTAAATTAACCTCCTTGAGGTTTGTTAACATCTCTGCCAACAACTTCAATGGGGAATTACCCGGACAACTGGTCATGAAAATGACTCAGCTGGAAGCTTTCGATTGCTATAACAACGACTTCACCGGCTTTCTGCCCACTGCGTTCGTGAACCTGCCGAAACTCAGGACGCTGAAACTCGGAGGGAACTACTTCTACGGGGAAATCCCAGAAGCTTACTCCCAATTTCAGAATTTAGAGATTTTAGCATTACAGGGCAATGGACTCAGCGGCAGAATACCCTCCAGCTTGGCTCGCCTTCCCAAGCTCCAAAACCTCCTCCTCGGCTATTTCAACAGCTACGAAGGTGGCATTCCTCCAGAGTTTGGCTCATTGAGCTCCCTCCGCCTTCTCGACCTTGCCGACTGTAATTTAACCGGCGAAATCCCGCCTTCCCTGGGGAAGTTAAAGCTGTTGCACACTTTGTTTTTGCAACAGAATAAACTCACCGGGCACTTGCCGCCAGAGCTTTCCGGTTGCACCAGCCTGATGTCGTTGGACTTGTCATTTAACAACCTCACGGGAGAGATACCCACGGAATTCTCTTTGCTAAAGAATTTGACTTTGTTGGATGTATTTCATAACCAATTTCACGGCCCAATTCCTTCGTTCATTGGCGACCTGCCTAATCTCGAAGTGTTACAACTTTGGCAGAATAATTTCACCCTGGAATTGCCCAAAAATCTCGGGAGCAACGGGAGGCTGTTGATTCTGGATGTCACGTCGAATCATCTCACTGGGACAATCCCCAGGGACCTGTGCAAGGGAGGCAAGCTGTGGAGGTTGGTTTTAATGGAGAACTTCTTTTTGGGGCCGATTCCTGAAGAACTTGGGGAGTGCAAGTCCTTGATCACGTTCCGAGCAAAGAAGAATTATCTCAACGGAACGATTCCCGCGGGGATTTTCAACTTGCCTTTGTTGGACATGATTGAGCTCAGCGACAACCACCTCACGGGAGAACTTCCCATGCAAATTTCGGGCGCTGCACTGGCAAGTCTTACGCTTTCTAATAATTTGATCACTGGAAAAATCCCTCCCGCTCTGGGGAATTTGGCGGAGCTGCAGACGTTGAGCCTTGATATGAACGACTTATCAGGTGAAATTCCGGAGGAAATTTCTAAACTCAAGAAACTCTCTCTTTTGAATTTGCGTGGAAACGGACTATCAGGTGAGCTCCCGGCTTCCCTAGCTGACTACCCCAAATTAACTTGCCTTGATTTGAGCCAAAACCAATTGCATGGCGGAATTCCGAGAGATGTTTCCATGCTGAAGGACTTAAATGCGCTCAATTTGTCGAGAAATCAGTTAACTGGTGAAATCCCTGGCGAACTTGGGTTAATGAAAAGCCTGACGTTGCTAGACCTTTCCTTTAACAATTTCACCGGCACAAGACCTATGGACGGGCTGCTGAAGTTCATGGGCGACCGCCCGTTCGAAGGAAATCCTAATCTCTGCCCTCCCCTTGTTAAATTCTGTCCTTCCGCTTCAAGCTCTGCACACGGCTCCAACCGTACTCGTACGTCGACGCGTGTAATAGCAGCCATTGTTGCTGTGACCTTGGGGCTGTTGGTTGCCGTGACTTGGATGATGATTAGGAGGAGAAAGTACGAGAAATCAATGGCTTGGAAGGTGACTGCATTCCAGAGGCTGGACTTCAAAGCAGATGACGTTTTGGAATGCCTAAAAGAAGAGAACATCATCGGCAAAGGCGGTGCAGGGATCGTATACAGAGGCTCCATGCCTAACGGCGTGGATGTGGCGATTAAACGGCTAGTCGAGCACGGTACCAGTCGCAGTGACCATGGCTTCACAGCTGAAATTCAGACTTTGGGCAAAATCAGGCACAGGCACATTGTGAGGCTATTAGGATATGTGCGCAACAAGGACGTTAACTTGCTGCTGTACGAGTACATGTCTAATGGGAGTCTTGGAGAAGTGTTGCATGGGACAAAGGGGGCTCATCTGCAATGGGAATCAAGGTACAGGATTGCGGTTGAGGCTGCTAAAGGATTGTGTTACTTGCATCATGATTGTTCGCCTTCCATAATTCACAGAGATGTCAAGTCCAATAATATTCTGCTGGATTCTGATTACGAGGCTCATGTGGCTGATTTTGGGCTTGCCAAATTCTTCCACAACAGCGGTGCCTCTGAATGCATGTCCTCAATTGCTGGTTCCTACGGCTATATTGCTCCAG AGTATGCATATACACTGAAAATCGACCAGAAAAGCGATGTGTATAGCTTTGGTGTGGTGCTGCTGGAGCTGATCACGGGTCGAAGACCTGTAGGGGAGTTCGGGGAGGGAGTGGACATTGTTAGGTGGGTGAGGAAGACGATGTCAGAACTATCCCAGCCGTCTGATGCTGCTGCAGTGCTTGCTATTGTGGACTTCAGGCTTACAGGGTATCCATTAACGAGCGTGATGAACTTGTTCAAGATTGCAATGATGTGTGTTGAGGATGAGAGCTGTGCCAGGCCAACTATGAGGGAAATTGTTCACATGCTTGCCAACAGACCTCCTCAGTCTGCTGCCCCTCCTCCTACCTTGCTTTGA
- the LOC113749761 gene encoding kinesin-like protein KIN-6: MESPFPCPKTVTVRRNPHRKARPTPSSTVPLPLPLSSPPIPPDIPSFPTQDILSVELSETQRPREIDSFSSSQNPKRKPESENLKVFLRIRPLTVSQNAQKQNKRGGEVVKNAWPKNPKAKHLPKNKVKNSNEICVTVNDPHSVTISPPSSLQESKRIKSVVYEGFSHVFSNESSQAEVYQKLVHPLVEDFLRGKSGMLAALGPTGSGKTHTVFGCIREPGMVPLALRRIFSEDKSNGNQVSRCRTFYLSMFEICSEKGKSERIFDLLQEEGEISIQQSAIKGLNEVTIRHAEQAESLIAHGLLRRATAATNSNSQSSRSQCIINICCTPNSNDGEFDDEPKSTSLTIVDLAGAEREKKTGNQGLRMLESNFINNTSMVFGLCLRSLLEHQKNPKKPLQKHFQNSLLTRYLREYLEGKKRMALVLTLKPGAEDYLETSNLLKQASPYAQIKFIGIEEPAKNKSTKRPTQVLHGAEHSKRMKFSSVEASSISKTAVFGDQPRIEETKDENGSLTEVLVESEEPVSCKVTEGIYIKQDRIELTKREREYQIMVNFAKALWDVLKQYKQNLEMAENEICCLRDNLTCEKRRSSDLEKEVRHLRLISSFPEVPSAGVSSSCLVGLCTGIDSSQEQNYQHNDQKDEKSRTHISIAESSQDLKDLEAVDMHSEDEATSVCIASQDCVKERCEEAAETAGLGQHFQHLKYDEEDHSSVNNIRTLMDVNNVQRDDKTTETEGTDDSEYGSSSSCLQLCVKNKETCVCSVEEPAISASPVITSCDNSSAVEMDPLPHEEKELHPSATVMPRENASLVEDTRDCTALDTCSLDISSSRKTEKPKRRLLPASSTLLKDIGSVAVEDDIDKPKGARGEKKVPLDTRNKSKGSTSLLRLLRNDLRL; this comes from the exons ATGGAGAGTCCTTTTCCGTGTCCGAAGACCGTTACGGTCCGCCGGAATCCTCACCGGAAGGCCAGGCCGACGCCGTCTTCCACAGTTCCCCTTCCATTACCTCTATCCTCGCCACCAATTCCCCCCGACATCCCTTCATTTCCCACTCAAGACATTCTTTCTGTTGAGCTGTCTGAAACTCAAAGACCTCGTGAAATCGACTCGTTTTCTTCATCTCAAAACCCTAAGAGAAAGCCTGAGTCGGAGAATTTGAAAGTATTTCTAAGAATTCGTCCCCTTACTGTTTCCCAAAATGCCCAAAAACAGAACAAAAGGGGAGGCGAGGTTGTAAAAAATGCTTGGCCAAAAAATCCTAAAGCCAAACACTTGCcaaaaaataaagtgaaaaacAGCAATGAGATTTGCGTGACGGTCAATGATCCGCACTCTGTTACAATTTCACCTCCTAGTAGTTTGCAGGAAAGTAAGCGCATCAAGTCTGTGGTCTATGAAGGATTCTCTCACGTTTTCTCTAATGAATCATCTCAG GCTGAAGTGTATCAGAAGTTAGTGCATCCATTGGTTGAGGATTTTTTGAGGGGAAAGAGTGGAATGTTGGCCGCATTAGGTCCAACTGGCTCGGGAAAGACGCATACAGTTTTTGGGTGTATTAGAGAGCCTGGTATGGTACCTCTAGCCCTGCGTCGCATATTCTCAGAGGACAAAAGCAATGGGAATCAGGTTTCGCGGTGCCG GACCTTCTATTTGTCGATGTTTGAAATCTGTTCCGAGAAAGGAAAATCAGAACGGATATTTGATTTACTGCAAGAAGAGGGTGAGATTTCCATACAACAATCAGCAATCAAGGGCCTCAACGAG GTCACTATCAGACATGCTGAACAAGCTGAATCTTTAATTGCACATGGATTGCTAAGACGTGCTACGGCAGCAACTAATTCAAATAGTCAATCAAG TCGTTCACAATGCATTATCAACATTTGCTGCACCCCTAATAGTAATGATGGGGAGTTTGATGATGAACCAAAAAGCACTTCCTTGACAATTGTTGACCTTGCTGGAgctgaaagagaaaagaagacaGGAAACCAG GGGCTTAGAATGCTCGAGAGTAATTTTATCAATAACACATCCATGGTTTTTGGGCTTTGCTTAAGG TCATTATTGGAGCATCAGAAGAATCCCAAAAAGCCATTGCAAAAACACTTCCAGAACTCCTTG TTAACCAGATACTTGAGAGAATATTTAGAAGGCAAGAAACGGATGGCATTG GTCCTAACCTTGAAACCTGGAGCAGAAGATTATCTTGAAACTTCAAATCTTTTAAAGCAGGCATCACCATATGCACAAATTAA GTTTATAGGCATTGAAGAACCTGCAAAAAACAAATCTACTAAGAGACCCACTCAAGTTTTGCATGGGGCAGAACATAGCAAGAGAATGAAGTTTAGTTCTGTGGAAGCTTCTTCG ATCAGTAAAACAGCAGTCTTTGGAGATCAACCACGGATAGAAG AAACAAAGGATGAGAATGGAAGCTTAACAGAGGTTTTAGTTGAGAGTGAAGAACCTGTTAGTTGCAAAGTGACTGAAGGAATATACATCAAACAGGACCGTATTGAATTGACAAAAAGGGAAAGAGAATATCAGATTATGGTGAATTTTGCTAAAGCTTTATGGGATGTCCTGAAACAATATAAGCAAAACCTTGAG ATGGCTGAAAACGAAATCTGCTGTCTAAGAGACAACTTAACTTGTGAAAAACGAAGATCTTCTGATCTAGAAAAAGAAGTTAGACATTTGAGACTGATATCTTCTTTTCCTGAAGTACCTTCAGCTGGG GTCAGTAGCTCCTGTTTGGTTGGTTTATGTACTGGAATTGATTCTTCTCAAGAACAGAATTATCAG CACAATGATCAGAAAGATGAGAAGTCACGCACACATATTAGTATTGCTGAAAGTTCACAGGATTTAAAAGATCTGGAAGCAGTAGATATGCATTCGGAGGATGAAGCAACTTCTGTTTGCATTGCTTCGCAGGATTGTGTTAAAGAGAGATGTGAAGAAGCTGCTGAAACTGCTGGTCTGGGTCAACATTTTCAACATTTGAAGTATGATGAGGAAGATCATTCTAGTGTCAACAATATTAGGACTCTTATGGATGTGAATAATGTCCAGAGAGATGATAAAACGACAGAGACTGAAGGAACAG ATGATTCAGAATATGGTAGTAGTAGTAGCTGTTTGCAGTTGTGTGTGAAAAACAAAGAAACTTGTGTTTGCTCAGTGGAGGAACCTGCAATTTCTGCTTCACCTGTAATAACAAGTTGTGACAACTCTTCTGCAGTTGAGATGGACCCATTGCCACACGAGGAG AAAGAGCTGCATCCATCAGCAACTGTAATGCCTAGGGAAAATGCATCTTTGGTGGAAGACACTCGGGACTGCACTGCTCTGGACACTTGTTCACTTGATATTTCCAGTTCCAGAAAAACAGAGAAGCCGAAAAG GAGACTTCTACCAGCCTCGTCCACTTTATTGAAGGATATTGGTAGTGTTGCAGTAGAGGACGACATTGACAAGCCAAAG